In the Culicoides brevitarsis isolate CSIRO-B50_1 unplaced genomic scaffold, AGI_CSIRO_Cbre_v1 contig_70, whole genome shotgun sequence genome, one interval contains:
- the LOC134836596 gene encoding laminin subunit alpha-1-like, translated as MANDDEGMQMEAPKSGCNRVGSYSYEPNGFKFGDAPFSYSETKIPTRNLWQRNFLIQTDFRTFYPNGILFVAPGTKEKQKHYIMLTLRDGMLTLIIRGRKKQSLHLPVKVNDGQWHRVQLVTFNRTATLSVTLQHKNTHAQQMKIPKKLNASNKLFVGGLPDEAMHLPSELVSKLEGFKGCLRKFSVNNVTQDLAKVNSHKNVGQCFPRVEKGSYFPGDAYGIYKRNFNVGRVLELQLEYKTSELNGILLSVSDRDGFPALSLEMNNGNIVFSTDMGDGIPLRATKSMDSKYALCNNKWHTVYALYDSEQIFVRVDNLTSVYDVTPNRGNKIQTKSPLYIGGIPEQASQGTLLSRENFKGCINNVVIRGDLKDWTDYDHLHNILLNECPATQ; from the exons ATGGCCAATGATGACGAAGGCATGCAAATGGAGGCTCCAAAAAGTGGATGTAATCGG gttgGCAGTTATTCTTACGAGCCAAATGGCTTCAAATTCGGCGACGCTCCCTTCAGTTACTCCGAAACGAAGATTCCCACGCGAAACTTGTGGCAGCGAAATTTCCTCATTCAAACGGATTTCCGCACTTTTTACCCGAACGGCATCTTATTCGTGGCTCCCGGTACGAAAGAGAAGCAAAAGCATTACATCATGTTGACGCTGCGTGATGGCATGTTGACACTCATCATTCGGGGTCGCAAGAAGCAAAGTCTCCATTTGCCGGTGAAAGTGAACGACGGACAATGGCATCGTGTGCAACTCGTGACTTTCAATCGAACCGCCACGCTGAGTGTCACGTTGCAGCACAAAAACACGCATGCACAACAAATGAAGATACCAAAGAAATTGAATGCTTCGAATAAATTGTTTGTCGGCGGTTTGCCGGACGAGGCGATGCACCTGCCGAGCGAATTGGTATCGAAATTGGAGGGATTCAAGGGATGTCTGAGGAAATTTAGCGTGAATAACGTCACGCAGGATCTGGCAAAAGTGAATTCTCACAAAAATGTGGGACAATGTTTCCCGCGCGTGGAAAAGGGATCGTATTTTCCGGGAGACGCGTACGGAATTTACA aACGAAACTTCAACGTAGGAAGAGTTCTCGAACTACAACTGGAGTACAAAACATCCGAACTGAATGGAATCTTGTTGAGCGTGAGTGACAGAGATGGATTTCCCGCACTTTCACTCGAAATGAACAACGGAAAT atcgTTTTTTCCACTGACATGGGCGACGGCATTCCCCTTCGCGCCACAAAATCCATGGACTCCAAATACGCCCTTTGCAACAACAAATGGCACACAGTCTACGCTCTCTACGACTCCGAGCAAATATTTGTGCGAGTCGACAATCTGACCAGTGTTTATGACGTCACGCCGAATCGCGGCAACAAAATTCAGACAAAATCGCCGTTGTACATCGGCGGCATTCCGGAACAAGCCTCACAGGGGACATTGTTGTCGCGCGAAAACTTCAAAGGATGCATCAACAATGTCGTGATTCGGGGAGATTTGAAGGATTGGACCGACTACGATCATCTGCACAACATTTTGCTCAACGAGTGTCCCGCGACGCAATAG